A stretch of the bacterium genome encodes the following:
- a CDS encoding Mut7-C RNAse domain-containing protein, which produces MKFIADDMLGKLAKWLRILGYDTIYYRTQNDYDLIEIAQNEGRILLTRDSQLARNWIVPTLLIKDEIIDEQLKQVIQRFKIEIGCALFSRCPKCNTLLIEIDKEAIKDKLPEFVYQTYNEFWSCPTCNRYYWQGSHWMNIKAKVENLKVLR; this is translated from the coding sequence ATGAAATTTATAGCCGATGATATGTTAGGTAAATTAGCCAAATGGCTACGAATTCTTGGGTATGATACAATATATTATCGCACACAAAACGACTATGATTTAATAGAAATTGCCCAAAATGAAGGTAGAATATTACTTACCCGTGATTCACAATTGGCAAGAAACTGGATTGTTCCGACACTTTTAATTAAAGATGAAATAATAGATGAACAACTTAAACAGGTAATCCAGAGGTTTAAGATTGAAATAGGATGTGCCCTATTTTCAAGATGTCCAAAATGCAATACCCTATTGATAGAAATTGATAAAGAGGCGATTAAAGATAAATTACCTGAGTTTGTCTATCAAACTTATAATGAATTCTGGTCCTGTCCTACCTGCAACAGATATTATTGGCAAGGTAGCCATTGGATGAATATTAAGGCAAAAGTAGAAAATCTAAAAGTCTTACGGTAA